One genomic segment of Photobacterium sp. DA100 includes these proteins:
- a CDS encoding MerR family transcriptional regulator — protein MYIGEAAKKSGASERAIRLYESMGLLAVARSGNYRVFSVADVEFIRLIKEGQSLGLHLSELKVLVNGKNDFDWGKVLQLLEHKQHEIALQIKTLEAKSVRIGEYRQSIAQCDY, from the coding sequence ATGTACATAGGTGAAGCAGCAAAAAAGTCTGGGGCCTCGGAGCGGGCAATTCGGCTCTATGAGTCCATGGGGTTACTGGCCGTAGCGAGATCGGGCAACTATCGGGTGTTTTCAGTGGCTGATGTCGAGTTTATCCGTTTGATAAAAGAGGGACAGTCTCTTGGGCTACACCTATCAGAGCTGAAAGTGTTGGTGAATGGTAAGAATGATTTTGATTGGGGCAAAGTGCTGCAGCTACTCGAGCACAAACAACATGAGATTGCCCTCCAGATTAAGACGCTGGAAGCGAAGTCGGTCCGTATTGGTGAGTACCGGCAGTCTATTGCGCAGTGTGACTATTGA
- a CDS encoding Ig-like domain-containing protein: MQFRNFLSLGSLVVMLLGTSVVSAKDSENEILELFVVPYHVQLNEGETRVMSANAFYADGTYVRGVEGVEWRSSNPESVPVSQNGTIFAAQKGATSIHASLNGHKASQPGTVLVGEASVDELQIEISNTNVMVGQTVAVMVNATFSDGETEDVTGAVTWERVTNDDAFEVEGRKLTGLNEGYGYLIAHFDGSKSDAVRIDVNDAGYLDLMILPGSTTMAVGSTMTPTLRAFTSSGMVNIDASEASYELSKQGIVKANLNGSLTAIGKGQVAVYAIAGNIKSSQPMVITVE; the protein is encoded by the coding sequence ATGCAATTTCGTAACTTCCTATCTCTCGGTAGTTTGGTCGTCATGCTGCTGGGTACCTCTGTGGTATCTGCCAAAGATTCAGAAAATGAAATTCTAGAGCTCTTTGTGGTGCCATACCACGTTCAGCTCAATGAAGGTGAAACACGTGTAATGTCAGCGAATGCCTTCTACGCCGATGGTACCTATGTACGCGGTGTTGAGGGGGTGGAGTGGCGTAGTAGCAACCCCGAAAGTGTGCCTGTTTCACAGAACGGTACTATTTTTGCCGCCCAAAAGGGCGCAACAAGTATTCATGCCAGCCTCAATGGCCATAAGGCATCCCAGCCAGGTACCGTGCTGGTCGGAGAGGCATCTGTAGATGAGTTACAGATCGAAATCAGCAATACCAATGTCATGGTCGGGCAGACTGTCGCTGTGATGGTTAACGCGACGTTCAGTGACGGTGAGACCGAGGATGTAACAGGAGCGGTGACTTGGGAGCGGGTTACCAATGATGATGCATTCGAAGTTGAGGGTCGAAAGTTAACGGGCCTGAATGAAGGCTATGGCTATCTGATTGCACATTTTGATGGCAGTAAGTCTGATGCGGTGCGAATTGATGTAAACGATGCTGGCTATTTGGATCTGATGATTTTACCTGGCTCAACGACCATGGCAGTGGGGTCGACGATGACACCCACCCTTCGCGCGTTTACATCATCAGGTATGGTTAATATTGATGCATCGGAAGCCAGCTATGAGCTGAGTAAGCAGGGTATTGTCAAGGCGAACTTAAATGGCTCCCTGACGGCTATCGGCAAAGGTCAGGTGGCTGTGTATGCCATTGCGGGCAATATCAAAAGCAGCCAACCGATGGTAATTACTGTCGAGTAA
- a CDS encoding serine hydrolase — protein sequence MVGNNRFNHLASTLGGAVSVLAITWVMFNPAKTDLEGFQWTQASKQSDWAISLPEAEGFKTERLLELHDLVTLKKTKKVQSLLIVRNGHLVFEQYYPVQSSPDGTPMPQYFPPGVDTYHQMRSVTKTVTSTLIGHLLYTGAIADKDTPLFDYFLNEDLQDDEKKQLISLGNALDFNSGLDWNEWGAYPSDAMGMWLSQDPYQYIFEKKIAHSPGEVFAYQGAMSVLLGGVVEKVTGKTLRQYAEQALFNPLGIIHYDWFAHEVTGDYLGSSGLYLRSRDLAKLGQLYLNNGVWQGKRIFSEQWAQQSLVPKGKFWPHKTIEYGHNWWFPLITVDGVRLTVAGMRGFGGQEMFIIPQHNLVIAMTSGAFIGQDEDFPFELMVDYILPAIGISKAKYISQV from the coding sequence ATGGTGGGAAACAACCGCTTTAATCATTTGGCTAGCACTCTGGGGGGAGCGGTGTCGGTGCTGGCTATTACCTGGGTGATGTTCAACCCCGCCAAAACCGATCTTGAAGGGTTTCAATGGACGCAGGCCTCTAAGCAGAGTGATTGGGCGATAAGCTTGCCCGAGGCTGAAGGCTTCAAGACTGAACGCCTGCTGGAACTGCATGATCTGGTCACGTTGAAGAAAACCAAGAAAGTGCAGTCGTTATTGATTGTGCGCAACGGTCATTTGGTGTTTGAGCAATACTACCCGGTCCAGAGTTCACCCGATGGAACGCCAATGCCGCAGTATTTCCCTCCGGGGGTGGATACTTATCATCAAATGCGCTCGGTGACCAAAACGGTCACTTCGACACTGATTGGCCATTTGCTTTATACCGGTGCTATTGCCGACAAAGACACGCCTTTGTTTGATTATTTCCTTAATGAGGATCTTCAGGATGACGAGAAGAAGCAGTTGATCAGTTTAGGGAACGCTCTGGATTTCAACAGCGGGCTGGATTGGAATGAGTGGGGTGCCTATCCAAGTGATGCGATGGGCATGTGGCTATCACAAGACCCTTACCAATACATTTTTGAAAAAAAGATCGCGCACTCTCCTGGTGAAGTTTTTGCCTACCAAGGTGCGATGAGCGTACTGCTTGGTGGTGTGGTTGAGAAGGTGACGGGCAAGACCTTGAGGCAATATGCCGAGCAGGCGTTGTTCAATCCTTTGGGGATCATCCACTATGACTGGTTTGCCCATGAAGTCACCGGAGATTACTTGGGTTCGTCAGGCTTGTACCTGCGTTCTCGCGATTTGGCTAAGCTGGGTCAGCTATACCTCAATAATGGGGTATGGCAGGGCAAGCGTATATTTTCGGAGCAATGGGCGCAGCAGAGCTTAGTTCCCAAGGGGAAGTTTTGGCCTCACAAAACCATAGAATATGGCCACAATTGGTGGTTTCCCCTTATTACCGTGGATGGCGTCAGACTGACTGTTGCTGGAATGCGGGGCTTTGGCGGTCAGGAAATGTTTATTATTCCGCAGCACAATTTAGTGATTGCCATGACCTCTGGAGCGTTTATTGGCCAAGATGAAGATTTTCCTTTTGAGTTAATGGTTGACTATATCTTACCTGCAATTGGAATAAGCAAGGCAAAATATATATCACAGGTTTAA
- a CDS encoding NCS2 family permease translates to MSENSSIHHESTVVAEDTPRQSGLDGYFKISQRGSTVRQEVVAGLTTFLAMVYSVIVVPSMLGAAGFNQGAVFIATCLVAAFGSLLMGLWANLPMAIGCAISLTAFTAFSLVLGQGISIPVALGAVFLMGVVFTAITVTGVRQWILTNLPFGIAHGTGIGIGLFLLLIAANGVGLVVQNPHEGLPVALGEFTSLPVIMSIVGLAAIFGLEKRRVPGGILLVIVAISIFGLIFDPNVTYQGLFAMPSFGAEGESLLGTMDIMGALNPIVIPSVLALVMTAIFDATGTIRAVAGQANLLDKDGQIIDGGKALTSDSVSSIFAGFVGGAPAAVYIESAAGTAAGGKTGLTATVVGGLFLLLLFLSPISYLVPAYATAPALMYVGLLMMSNVSKLDMADSVDALSGLMCAVFIVLTGNIVTGIMLGFGSLVIGRVISGEAKRLNAGTVIIAIVLVAFYAGGWAI, encoded by the coding sequence ATGTCTGAAAATAGTTCGATTCATCATGAATCTACAGTCGTAGCAGAAGACACACCCCGCCAGAGCGGGTTGGATGGGTATTTTAAAATCTCCCAGCGAGGCAGTACGGTAAGGCAGGAAGTGGTCGCCGGTTTGACGACCTTCCTGGCAATGGTTTATTCGGTCATTGTTGTGCCGAGCATGCTCGGTGCCGCTGGGTTCAACCAAGGGGCGGTGTTCATCGCCACCTGTTTGGTTGCCGCGTTTGGTTCACTTTTGATGGGCCTGTGGGCCAACCTGCCTATGGCGATTGGCTGTGCGATTTCACTCACTGCCTTCACCGCATTTAGCTTGGTGCTGGGGCAGGGGATCAGTATTCCGGTTGCACTGGGTGCGGTATTCCTGATGGGGGTGGTGTTTACTGCCATTACCGTGACCGGTGTGCGTCAGTGGATACTTACCAACCTGCCGTTCGGTATTGCCCACGGTACGGGTATCGGTATCGGCCTGTTCTTGTTGCTGATTGCCGCTAACGGTGTTGGCTTGGTGGTACAGAACCCGCATGAAGGCTTGCCTGTTGCGCTGGGTGAGTTCACCTCGCTGCCTGTGATCATGTCTATCGTTGGGTTGGCGGCTATTTTCGGTCTTGAAAAACGCCGTGTACCAGGCGGCATCTTGCTGGTCATCGTTGCAATTTCCATCTTTGGTTTGATTTTCGACCCGAACGTAACCTACCAAGGCTTGTTTGCGATGCCGTCGTTCGGCGCAGAAGGCGAGTCTCTGCTTGGCACCATGGATATCATGGGGGCGCTGAACCCAATCGTGATCCCTAGTGTGTTGGCTCTGGTTATGACCGCGATTTTCGATGCGACCGGTACTATCCGTGCGGTTGCGGGTCAGGCGAACTTGCTAGATAAAGACGGCCAGATTATCGATGGCGGTAAAGCGCTGACATCAGACTCCGTCAGTAGCATCTTTGCTGGTTTTGTCGGCGGTGCGCCAGCTGCTGTTTACATTGAATCAGCAGCGGGTACTGCAGCAGGCGGTAAAACAGGCTTGACAGCAACCGTTGTGGGTGGTCTGTTCTTGCTGCTACTGTTCCTATCGCCAATCAGCTACCTGGTTCCTGCCTACGCGACCGCACCGGCTCTGATGTATGTTGGCCTGCTTATGATGAGCAATGTCAGCAAGCTGGATATGGCCGACTCAGTCGATGCCTTATCTGGCCTGATGTGTGCGGTATTTATCGTCCTAACAGGTAACATCGTAACCGGTATTATGCTTGGCTTTGGTTCTTTGGTGATCGGCCGTGTGATTTCTGGCGAAGCGAAACGCTTGAATGCCGGTACGGTGATCATCGCTATTGTACTGGTCGCTTTCTACGCGGGTGGCTGGGCGATTTAA
- the guaD gene encoding guanine deaminase gives MEYTQSVKAIRASILDIAKVVDKPEDIEQNIRFIEDGLMLVDNGRIEWVGEWEEGKDKIPPTVRIRSYPGKIVMPGFVDTHIHYPQAEMVGAYGEQLLEWLNNYTFPTEARYKDKDYSREMSTFFIKQLLRNGTTTALVFGTVHPESVDALFEEAEKINMRMIAGKVMMDRNAPEYLLDTPEIGYNQTKELIERWHKRGRLLYAITPRFAPTSTPEQLAMAGRLKEEYPDTYVHTHLCENKNEIAWVKELYPEQDGYLDVYHHHGLTGSKSVFAHCIHLEDKEWDCLHDTDSAIAFCPTSNLYLGSGLFKMQEAWKRKVKVGMGTDIGAGTTFNMLQTLNEAYKVMQLQQHRLSAFEAFYLATLGGAKSLSLDHLIGNFEVGKEADFVVIDPCSTPLQQLRYDSSKDLSEKLFMLMTLGDDRSIYRTYVDGRLVYERG, from the coding sequence ATGGAATATACCCAATCAGTGAAAGCAATCAGAGCATCAATATTGGATATTGCCAAGGTTGTCGACAAGCCTGAGGATATAGAGCAGAACATCCGCTTTATTGAAGATGGCTTAATGCTGGTCGACAACGGACGTATTGAATGGGTTGGTGAATGGGAAGAGGGCAAAGATAAAATCCCGCCAACAGTCCGCATTCGTAGCTATCCCGGCAAGATTGTGATGCCCGGCTTCGTCGATACCCATATCCACTATCCGCAGGCCGAAATGGTTGGCGCCTACGGCGAGCAGCTGTTGGAATGGTTGAACAACTACACCTTCCCGACCGAAGCCAGGTATAAAGACAAAGACTACTCCCGCGAAATGTCGACTTTCTTTATCAAGCAGCTGCTGCGCAATGGTACCACCACGGCGTTGGTATTCGGTACGGTTCACCCAGAATCGGTCGATGCGCTGTTCGAAGAGGCTGAGAAGATCAACATGCGGATGATCGCCGGCAAGGTGATGATGGACCGCAATGCGCCGGAATACCTGCTGGATACACCGGAAATTGGTTACAACCAGACCAAAGAATTGATTGAGCGCTGGCATAAGCGCGGGCGTTTGCTCTATGCGATTACCCCACGTTTTGCGCCGACGTCCACGCCAGAGCAACTGGCGATGGCGGGAAGGCTTAAAGAGGAATATCCAGATACGTATGTACACACCCATCTGTGCGAAAACAAGAATGAAATCGCTTGGGTGAAAGAGCTGTACCCGGAGCAGGACGGCTACCTCGATGTCTACCATCATCATGGGCTGACTGGCTCGAAGAGTGTGTTTGCCCACTGTATCCATCTTGAAGACAAGGAGTGGGACTGCCTGCATGATACCGACTCTGCCATCGCGTTCTGCCCCACCTCTAACCTCTACCTCGGCAGTGGTTTGTTCAAGATGCAGGAGGCCTGGAAACGCAAGGTGAAAGTCGGCATGGGAACCGATATCGGTGCCGGTACTACTTTCAATATGCTGCAAACCCTCAACGAAGCCTACAAGGTGATGCAGTTGCAGCAGCACCGCTTGTCGGCCTTCGAAGCGTTTTATCTGGCGACATTGGGCGGGGCGAAATCACTCTCGCTGGATCATTTGATCGGCAACTTCGAGGTAGGCAAAGAGGCCGACTTTGTGGTTATCGACCCATGTTCAACGCCACTGCAGCAATTGCGCTACGACAGCTCGAAAGATCTATCGGAGAAATTGTTCATGCTGATGACCTTGGGTGATGACCGCAGTATCTACCGAACCTACGTTGACGGCCGGTTAGTGTACGAGCGAGGTTAA
- a CDS encoding nucleobase:cation symporter-2 family protein yields MKLLYNVEDKPPVGASILLALQHMLAAMGAIIAVPLVVGSAIGLPTDQMVILVNAALMVSGVVTIIQCKGVGPVGIRLPVVMGTSFTFVAISISIGLDSGISGVFGASLIGSLVMIIGSRFMPQIRKLFPPVVSGTVVVLIGLTILPVSVDWFAGGFVGQEHYGQINNLMLGLLVLVVVIVLSQLGKGLISAAAIVIGMMVGYIVAIFMGVVDFTPVQEAKFFSLPELLPFGLSFTVSGVIGMSIAYLVTIMESTGDFLALSDATHTKLTGKKLSKGILCDGVGSALASVFGATPFSSFSQNVGIVSITGVASRHVVAVTGVIMLIAGMFPKLGGIVVTIPSPVLGGAGLVMFAMIISAGIGILSRINFTKRNMLIIAVGVASGMAVTVRPEILTYMPDSLRVILGSGITTGSLVALGLNIMLGINRADEAESAKEKREALKEQIKECEACEKALAEEEAMQSREQQI; encoded by the coding sequence ATGAAGCTGCTTTATAACGTTGAAGACAAACCACCTGTGGGTGCCTCGATCCTCCTTGCCCTGCAGCATATGCTTGCCGCTATGGGGGCAATTATTGCCGTGCCTTTGGTGGTCGGCAGTGCGATTGGTCTGCCGACTGATCAAATGGTGATTCTGGTAAATGCGGCCCTGATGGTATCGGGAGTGGTGACCATTATCCAGTGCAAGGGGGTTGGTCCGGTTGGGATCCGGCTTCCGGTGGTGATGGGAACCAGTTTTACCTTTGTCGCGATTTCCATTTCGATTGGTCTGGACTCGGGGATCTCCGGGGTGTTCGGCGCCTCCTTGATTGGCTCGCTGGTGATGATCATTGGCAGCCGGTTCATGCCACAGATCCGCAAGCTGTTCCCACCCGTGGTGTCAGGTACTGTGGTGGTGCTGATCGGTCTGACCATTTTGCCTGTATCCGTTGACTGGTTTGCCGGCGGGTTTGTCGGCCAGGAGCACTACGGCCAAATCAATAACCTGATGCTGGGGTTACTGGTGCTGGTGGTGGTCATCGTGCTGTCGCAACTTGGCAAAGGCTTGATTTCCGCCGCTGCGATTGTGATCGGGATGATGGTCGGGTACATAGTGGCTATATTTATGGGAGTCGTTGACTTTACTCCTGTACAAGAGGCGAAGTTCTTTTCTTTGCCCGAGCTACTACCTTTCGGCTTGAGCTTTACTGTCAGTGGTGTCATTGGCATGTCAATAGCCTATTTGGTGACCATTATGGAATCTACCGGTGACTTTCTCGCACTGAGTGATGCAACCCACACCAAATTAACCGGGAAGAAGCTGTCTAAAGGGATCTTGTGCGATGGTGTGGGCAGTGCCCTTGCCTCGGTATTCGGTGCAACGCCGTTTTCATCGTTCAGCCAGAACGTCGGTATTGTTTCGATAACCGGTGTCGCCAGCCGCCATGTGGTTGCAGTGACCGGTGTGATCATGCTGATCGCCGGTATGTTCCCGAAATTGGGCGGTATTGTGGTCACTATTCCATCACCGGTACTCGGTGGTGCCGGACTTGTGATGTTCGCCATGATCATCTCGGCCGGTATCGGCATCCTGTCACGTATTAATTTTACCAAACGCAATATGCTTATCATCGCTGTCGGGGTTGCCTCGGGTATGGCGGTGACCGTTCGTCCTGAGATTTTGACTTATATGCCAGATTCACTGCGCGTCATCCTGGGCTCCGGGATCACTACCGGCTCTCTGGTTGCGCTGGGACTGAACATCATGCTTGGTATTAACCGTGCCGATGAAGCGGAGAGTGCGAAAGAGAAACGTGAAGCATTGAAAGAGCAAATCAAAGAATGTGAAGCATGTGAAAAGGCATTGGCCGAGGAAGAGGCGATGCAGTCACGTGAGCAGCAAATTTAA